The following proteins are encoded in a genomic region of Mycobacteriales bacterium:
- the dnaJ gene encoding molecular chaperone DnaJ, which translates to MAAATDYYGLLGVARDASDDQIKKAYRKLARELHPDVNPDPAAQERFKQVTSAYEVLSDPQKRQVVDLGGDPLQSGPGSAGNPFSQGFGGLGDIMDAFFGGGAARGPRSRVRQGADALIRIECDLSETAFGATRELTLDTAVVCTTCTGEGSAPGTHPQTCETCQGRGEVQQVQRSFLGQVMTTRTCPRCAGTGSTIPHPCGSCGGDGRVRARRTLSVKVPAGVEDGMRIRLSGEGEVGPGGGPAGDLYVEVAEKRHPVYTRDGDDLHCRVSLPMTAAALGTSIPLETLDGDEQLDIHPGTQPDDVLTLRARGVPHLRGTGRGDLYVHLDVVVPTKLDAKQEELLRDLARLRGEERPGVSGKGKGLFGKLRDAL; encoded by the coding sequence GTGGCCGCCGCGACCGACTACTACGGCCTTCTCGGCGTCGCCCGTGACGCCAGCGACGACCAGATCAAGAAGGCCTACCGCAAGCTCGCCCGCGAGCTGCACCCCGACGTCAACCCCGACCCGGCGGCGCAGGAGCGCTTCAAGCAGGTGACCAGCGCCTACGAGGTGCTGTCCGACCCGCAGAAGCGCCAGGTCGTCGACCTCGGCGGCGACCCGCTGCAGTCCGGCCCGGGCAGTGCGGGCAACCCGTTCTCGCAGGGCTTCGGCGGCCTCGGCGACATCATGGACGCGTTCTTCGGCGGCGGCGCCGCACGCGGCCCCCGCTCGCGCGTCCGGCAGGGCGCCGATGCGCTCATCCGCATCGAGTGCGACCTGTCGGAGACCGCCTTCGGTGCGACCCGCGAGCTCACGCTCGACACCGCCGTCGTCTGCACCACCTGCACCGGTGAGGGCTCCGCGCCGGGCACCCACCCACAGACCTGCGAGACCTGCCAGGGCCGCGGCGAGGTGCAGCAGGTCCAGCGCTCCTTCCTCGGCCAGGTCATGACGACCCGCACCTGCCCGCGCTGCGCCGGCACCGGCTCGACGATCCCGCACCCCTGCGGGTCCTGCGGTGGTGACGGCCGGGTCCGGGCCCGCCGGACGCTGTCGGTCAAGGTGCCCGCGGGCGTCGAGGACGGCATGCGCATCCGGCTGTCCGGCGAGGGCGAGGTCGGCCCTGGCGGCGGACCGGCCGGTGACCTCTACGTCGAGGTCGCGGAGAAGCGGCACCCCGTCTACACCCGCGACGGCGACGACCTGCACTGCCGGGTCTCGCTGCCGATGACCGCGGCGGCCCTCGGCACGAGCATCCCGCTCGAGACCCTCGACGGCGACGAGCAGCTCGACATCCACCCGGGCACCCAGCCCGACGACGTCCTCACGCTGCGCGCCCGCGGCGTCCCGCACCTGCGCGGCACCGGGCGCGGTGACCTCTACGTCCACCTCGACGTCGTCGTGCCGACCAAGCTCGACGCCAAGCAGGAGGAGCTGCTGCGCGACCTCGCGCGGCTGCGCGGCGAGGAGCGGCCGGGCGTCTCCGGCAAGGGCAAGGGCCTGTTCGGCAAGCTGCGCGACGCGCTGTAG
- a CDS encoding Gmad2 immunoglobulin-like domain-containing protein — MTTPEERELAALLRGEADELGPLGPASESLDRIRGGIARRRTRRRVALSTSALGLAAVIGAGVALTGGGGATSLEPIATQPPTSAPTATPSPTASPIAADPDGSTTSQPGTPFFPFTSDAQAADWAAAPADRAWADDPVQVAQHLVDDLLDLDGVRATSYTDSTGVPLQVGGVTVAVADVAQLGTTDPRPWVVLGVRAERGAPAPLVVTAPAGGSEVSSPLTVTGTVKGVDENVQVSLRTATGTLLGAQGAPAGSEQPWSATLRFTADDWTTGVVTAVTGSPRDGSVNRVVAVPVRRDPTPRAFVPGPTEAFAAEKDGVVGLYSVTDGRRVVQVSYPPAGYTDTSPRRTGTIVAWLRLGRECNDRKLLQRDLATDVTTTLVADQPLVPGALAVSPDGRWQAWAVRPGCETGPTTISLQGPSGVRTIEQDENGGVADLDLRDDGALLVGIAGEDGGFLGLYQPGATRPVPLDAAPDCLLFNGGFIGDRVVGLELCDPFSADPKPLRRVELTLTGDRLSAQATTLRFVERLTTADDQVLVQTQDPKGTVGRLVGTRFEPFLQQPACAETLEAKGCVTGIDW, encoded by the coding sequence GTGACCACCCCCGAGGAGCGCGAGCTCGCGGCCCTGCTGCGCGGCGAGGCCGACGAGCTCGGTCCGCTCGGGCCGGCCTCCGAGAGCCTCGACCGCATCCGCGGCGGCATCGCCCGCCGACGTACCCGTCGCCGGGTGGCTCTGTCGACCTCGGCGCTGGGGCTGGCCGCGGTGATCGGAGCCGGGGTCGCCCTGACGGGTGGGGGCGGCGCGACGTCGCTCGAGCCGATCGCGACGCAGCCACCGACCAGCGCACCGACGGCCACGCCGAGCCCCACCGCCTCGCCGATCGCGGCCGACCCCGACGGGTCGACGACGTCGCAGCCGGGCACGCCGTTCTTCCCCTTCACCTCCGACGCCCAGGCCGCGGACTGGGCAGCCGCACCCGCCGACCGGGCCTGGGCCGACGACCCGGTGCAGGTCGCCCAGCACCTCGTCGACGACCTTCTCGACCTGGACGGGGTCCGGGCCACGTCTTACACGGACTCGACCGGCGTTCCGCTGCAGGTGGGTGGCGTCACCGTCGCCGTCGCCGATGTCGCGCAGCTGGGAACGACCGACCCACGGCCCTGGGTCGTCCTCGGAGTACGAGCTGAGCGCGGGGCGCCCGCACCTCTCGTCGTCACTGCGCCCGCCGGCGGATCCGAGGTGAGCAGCCCGCTGACGGTCACCGGCACCGTGAAGGGCGTCGACGAGAACGTCCAGGTCTCGCTGCGCACCGCCACCGGGACGCTGCTCGGCGCGCAGGGCGCTCCCGCCGGCAGCGAGCAGCCGTGGTCGGCGACGCTGCGCTTCACCGCCGACGACTGGACCACGGGGGTCGTCACCGCCGTGACGGGCTCACCGAGGGACGGCTCGGTCAACCGCGTCGTCGCGGTCCCCGTCCGCCGCGACCCGACGCCGCGCGCCTTCGTGCCCGGGCCGACCGAGGCGTTCGCGGCCGAGAAGGACGGCGTCGTCGGCCTCTACTCCGTCACCGACGGCAGGCGGGTCGTGCAGGTGAGCTATCCGCCGGCCGGCTACACCGACACCAGCCCGCGCCGGACCGGAACGATCGTCGCGTGGCTGCGGCTCGGCCGCGAGTGCAACGACCGCAAGCTGCTGCAGCGCGACCTCGCCACCGACGTCACGACGACCCTGGTCGCCGACCAGCCGCTGGTCCCTGGCGCGCTCGCGGTGAGCCCCGACGGGCGCTGGCAGGCCTGGGCCGTCCGGCCCGGCTGCGAGACCGGCCCGACGACGATCTCGCTGCAGGGCCCGTCAGGCGTCCGCACGATCGAGCAGGACGAGAACGGTGGCGTGGCCGACCTCGACCTGCGCGACGACGGCGCCCTGCTCGTCGGCATCGCCGGCGAGGACGGCGGCTTCCTCGGGCTCTACCAGCCCGGCGCAACCCGCCCCGTCCCGCTCGACGCCGCGCCTGACTGCCTGCTCTTCAACGGCGGCTTCATCGGCGACCGGGTCGTCGGGCTCGAGCTGTGCGACCCGTTCTCCGCGGACCCGAAGCCGCTGCGGCGCGTCGAACTGACTCTGACCGGCGATCGGCTGTCGGCACAGGCCACGACGCTGCGCTTCGTCGAGCGGCTCACGACCGCCGACGACCAGGTCCTCGTGCAGACCCAGGACCCCAAGGGCACGGTGGGTCGCCTCGTCGGGACGCGCTTCGAGCCGTTCCTCCAGCAGCCCGCGTGCGCGGAGACCCTCGAGGCGAAGGGCTGCGTCACCGGGATCGACTGGTAG
- a CDS encoding helix-turn-helix domain-containing protein, whose translation MTRLSVLPADALVLWQAELPVLADEILAAIAQEVPSYARPFEGDFGRGVNLGVQVALGRFLDPQVALDRDVYVGLGRGEARVGRSLEALLSAYRVGARLAWARLANVGLRSGLSPEELVALAAAVFAYIDELSAASAEGYAAEQSQLTGDRDRRRAVLARLLLAESSPRDLAEAAEAAGWLPPTTLTAVVVPLGAGHELATRWDDRALVVTEDDGPRGSALLLLPDVDGPGGSARLARLLAGRTAVVGLPVAWTAARTSVALARRAARLRDGGVVHVADLLAELVVSADPVALEALAVRRLRPLAGLTATQRERMESTLRAWLAHQGDRQRIAAALGVHPQTVRYRVGLLRDLLGADLDDPLRRLELELVLLRRALG comes from the coding sequence ATGACAAGATTGAGCGTGCTCCCCGCTGACGCGCTCGTGCTGTGGCAGGCCGAGCTGCCTGTGCTGGCAGACGAGATCCTGGCCGCCATCGCGCAGGAGGTGCCGTCCTACGCGCGGCCGTTCGAGGGTGACTTCGGGCGCGGGGTCAACCTCGGGGTGCAGGTGGCGCTCGGTCGCTTCCTCGACCCGCAGGTCGCGTTGGACCGCGACGTCTACGTCGGGCTCGGGCGAGGGGAGGCCCGCGTCGGGCGGTCGCTCGAGGCACTGCTGTCGGCGTACCGCGTCGGGGCTCGGCTCGCCTGGGCGCGGCTAGCCAATGTCGGCCTGCGCTCGGGGCTGTCGCCGGAGGAGCTCGTGGCGCTGGCCGCGGCGGTCTTCGCCTACATCGACGAGCTGTCCGCGGCGTCGGCCGAGGGCTACGCCGCGGAGCAGTCGCAGCTGACCGGTGACCGCGACCGGCGCCGCGCGGTCCTCGCCCGGCTGCTGCTGGCCGAGTCCTCGCCGCGTGACCTCGCCGAGGCCGCGGAGGCCGCGGGGTGGCTGCCGCCGACGACGCTGACCGCCGTCGTCGTGCCGCTGGGCGCCGGTCACGAGCTCGCGACCCGCTGGGACGACCGGGCGCTGGTCGTCACCGAGGACGACGGCCCGCGGGGCAGCGCGCTGCTGCTGCTCCCCGACGTCGACGGACCGGGCGGGTCGGCGCGGCTGGCGCGACTGCTCGCCGGCCGCACCGCCGTCGTCGGACTGCCCGTGGCGTGGACCGCCGCGCGCACCTCGGTGGCGCTGGCCCGTCGGGCAGCCCGGCTGCGCGACGGGGGCGTCGTACACGTCGCTGATCTGCTCGCCGAGCTCGTCGTCAGCGCCGACCCGGTCGCGCTCGAAGCGCTGGCCGTGCGGAGGCTGCGGCCGCTCGCCGGGCTGACCGCGACCCAGCGCGAGCGGATGGAGTCGACGTTGCGGGCCTGGCTCGCGCACCAGGGCGACCGGCAGCGGATCGCCGCCGCGCTCGGGGTGCACCCGCAGACCGTGCGCTACCGCGTCGGGCTGCTGCGCGACCTGCTCGGAGCGGACCTCGACGACCCGTTGCGCCGCCTCGAGCTGGAGCTGGTCCTGCTCAGGCGAGCGCTTGGGTGA
- a CDS encoding TMEM165/GDT1 family protein gives MEALLVAYGLVAVAELPDKSAVVALVIGARYRALPVWLGLAAAFAVHVTVAVLLGGLVASLPRTPVEVVTGLLFLAGAVLLLRSDPGEAVEEGEAAAEGVTARSDWQVTAAAFGVVLVAEFGDLTQVLTATLAARYDQPLQVGVGALLALWTVSALAVVFGRSLLRVLPLRRIQQVAAVALLALSALSLTQALA, from the coding sequence GTGGAAGCACTGCTCGTGGCCTACGGCCTCGTCGCAGTGGCGGAGCTTCCCGACAAGAGCGCCGTCGTCGCCCTCGTCATCGGTGCCCGCTACCGCGCCCTGCCGGTCTGGCTCGGGCTGGCTGCGGCCTTCGCGGTGCACGTCACCGTCGCGGTGCTGCTCGGCGGTCTCGTGGCATCGCTGCCCCGCACCCCGGTCGAGGTCGTCACCGGGCTGCTGTTCCTCGCCGGGGCCGTCCTGCTGCTGCGCTCCGACCCGGGCGAGGCCGTCGAGGAGGGCGAGGCCGCCGCGGAGGGCGTGACGGCCCGCAGCGACTGGCAGGTCACGGCGGCCGCCTTCGGGGTGGTGCTCGTGGCCGAGTTCGGCGACCTCACGCAGGTCCTCACCGCCACCCTCGCGGCCCGCTACGACCAGCCGCTGCAGGTCGGCGTCGGCGCGCTGCTCGCGCTGTGGACCGTGTCGGCGCTGGCTGTGGTCTTCGGCCGCTCGCTGCTGCGGGTCCTGCCGCTGCGACGCATCCAGCAGGTCGCCGCCGTCGCGCTGCTCGCCCTGTCGGCACTGTCGCTCACCCAAGCGCTCGCCTGA
- a CDS encoding 16S rRNA (uracil(1498)-N(3))-methyltransferase: MSAPVFLADDLSPDTVVLTGPEGRHAATVRRLRVGEAVDLCDGRGGRASSVVARVGRDEVALDVVRRTTEAVPAPRLVLVQALAKGDRGELAVELATEVGVDEVVPWAAARCITRWEGERGEKARQRWASTAREAGKQSRRAWLPVVSPLASTAAVAARLAASTGLVLHEDAEVPLTSLDLRGASEVVLVVGPEGGIAPEELAMLGGTAVRLGASVLRTSTAGAAAIAVVSALTGRW, translated from the coding sequence GTGAGCGCACCGGTCTTCCTCGCCGACGACCTCTCACCCGACACCGTCGTCCTCACCGGACCGGAGGGCAGGCACGCCGCGACCGTGCGCCGGTTGCGGGTCGGCGAGGCCGTCGACCTCTGCGACGGCCGCGGGGGCAGGGCTTCCAGCGTGGTGGCCCGCGTCGGCCGCGACGAGGTCGCACTCGACGTCGTCCGTCGTACGACGGAAGCTGTGCCCGCACCGCGCCTCGTGCTCGTGCAGGCGCTCGCCAAGGGCGACCGCGGCGAGCTCGCCGTCGAGCTCGCGACCGAGGTGGGTGTCGACGAGGTCGTGCCCTGGGCGGCCGCGCGCTGCATCACGCGGTGGGAGGGCGAGCGCGGCGAGAAGGCCAGGCAGCGCTGGGCGTCGACGGCGCGCGAGGCCGGGAAGCAGTCGCGCCGCGCGTGGCTGCCGGTCGTGTCGCCGCTCGCCTCGACCGCTGCCGTCGCGGCCCGGCTGGCGGCGTCGACCGGGCTCGTCCTGCACGAGGACGCCGAGGTGCCGCTGACGTCGCTGGACCTGCGCGGTGCGTCGGAGGTCGTCCTCGTCGTCGGGCCGGAGGGAGGGATCGCGCCGGAGGAGCTGGCGATGCTGGGCGGGACGGCGGTCCGACTGGGGGCGTCGGTGCTGCGGACCTCGACCGCCGGTGCGGCCGCGATCGCCGTCGTCAGCGCGCTGACGGGCCGCTGGTGA
- the hrcA gene encoding heat-inducible transcriptional repressor HrcA: MLDDRKLEVLRAIVEDFVSTNEPVGSKALAERHSLGVSPATVRNDMAALEDEGFITHPHTSAGRIPTDKGYRLFVDRLSQVKPLSGAEKRAIQSFLEGAVDLDDVVHRSVRLLSQLTQQVAVVQYPSLSRSEVRHLEIVHLAPNRLLLVLITDTGRVEQRVLELPAVVSDDDVVQLRAVFGPRLHGAKLIDAPRALEDLPDAAPASLRPVLTSVLSVVLSTLVERPEERVMIGGTANLTRHALDFPQTLRPVLEALEEQVVLLKLIGEVNDPTTVHVKIGEENSVEGLRSTSVVTVGYGPDARAYAGLGVVGPTRMDYASSISSVRAVARYVGDLLAGA; encoded by the coding sequence GTGCTGGACGACCGCAAGCTCGAGGTGCTCCGGGCTATCGTCGAGGACTTCGTCTCCACCAACGAGCCGGTCGGATCCAAGGCCCTCGCCGAGAGGCACAGCCTGGGCGTCAGCCCGGCGACCGTCCGCAACGACATGGCGGCGCTCGAGGACGAGGGCTTCATCACCCACCCTCACACCAGCGCCGGCCGGATCCCCACCGACAAGGGCTACCGGCTGTTCGTCGACCGGCTCTCGCAGGTCAAGCCGCTGTCAGGCGCGGAGAAGCGCGCGATCCAGAGCTTCCTCGAGGGCGCGGTCGACCTCGACGACGTCGTGCACCGCTCGGTGCGGCTGCTCTCGCAGCTCACCCAGCAGGTCGCCGTCGTGCAGTACCCCTCGCTGTCGCGCTCCGAGGTGCGCCACCTCGAGATCGTGCACCTCGCCCCCAACCGGCTGCTGCTCGTGCTCATCACCGACACCGGTCGGGTCGAGCAGCGCGTCCTCGAGCTGCCGGCGGTGGTGTCCGACGACGACGTCGTCCAGCTCCGCGCGGTCTTCGGCCCGCGGCTGCACGGCGCCAAGCTCATCGACGCGCCGCGGGCGCTGGAGGACCTGCCCGACGCCGCGCCCGCCTCGCTGCGGCCGGTCCTCACCAGCGTCCTGTCCGTCGTGCTCTCGACCCTGGTCGAGCGGCCCGAGGAGCGGGTGATGATCGGCGGCACCGCCAACCTGACCCGCCACGCGCTCGACTTCCCGCAGACCCTGCGGCCGGTGCTCGAGGCGCTCGAGGAGCAGGTCGTCCTGCTCAAGCTCATCGGCGAGGTCAACGACCCGACGACCGTGCACGTCAAGATCGGTGAGGAGAACAGCGTGGAGGGACTGCGGTCCACCTCGGTGGTGACCGTGGGCTACGGGCCCGACGCACGGGCCTACGCCGGCCTCGGCGTCGTCGGCCCGACGCGGATGGACTACGCGAGCTCGATCAGCTCGGTGCGGGCCGTCGCCCGCTACGTCGGCGACCTGCTGGCAGGTGCCTGA